The Candidatus Scalindua japonica sequence ATCCTCATCGCATTTATTATAGGTATTATCAGTGCTTTCTCTTTACCGCTTGGCACTATTACTTCTGCATTCTGGAAACCAGGAGATCGAGCCATTGCGTTTTTAATGGCCTTTGGAGGAGGAGCCCTTTTAGCCGCGTTAACGATTGATTTAGTAGGATCTGCTCTTGAAAAAGGTCATTTTCATATTCTGGCATTAGGATGTATTATTGGAAGTTTTCTTTTCATCGGGTTAAACCATATCATCAATGACCATGGAGGGTTTTTACGGAAAGCCTCCACAACCCTATATTACATTCGCCGGAAAGGAAGAAAACGTTTTAAACGAATTCTTTCTCATGTGCGACGTATCGATTTATTTAACAATCTACCAGACGATGAAGTTGAAAAATTAGCATCTTGCTTAATTAGACAAGAATATCCTGAGGGAGCAATGATTTATCAAAACAGTGATCCCAGTAATTACCTATTTATTATTGAAAATGGCAAGGTCAATCTTCTTGACCCTGAAAATGAAATGACCCCTATTTGCAATTTGGAGAGAAATGATGTCTTTGGAGGTATGGCTTTTTTCACGGATTCTCCTCATGCTACAGGAGCTGTTGCCGCCACACATACCAGTATATGGCTGTTACCAAAGAATGAGTTTGAAAAACTTGTTCGAAACACACCAGATCTTTCTGAAAAATTAAGAAAATTCTTAACAGGAGATGAGGTCACCGAATATTTGACCAAACACCAGAACATGTCTTTAGAAATTTCAGAAAAACACTCAAACAGAATGATTCAGCACTACTGGGGGAAAGAACTGTCACAAAATGAAGAGCAGAAAACAGAAACAGAGTTTAAGACAATAATAGAAGGGATTAATCGTGTCCCTATTTTTCAAAAACTACCATCAGAAGAAGTTAATAAAATTGCACCACTCTTCTTTCGTAAACAACATCATAAAGGGTACACATTTTTTCATCAAGACGAACAAGCTGAGAGGTTGTACATTATTGAACGTGGAGAAGTAGAGATGATCGACCGTGAAAGTAAAACGAGGATGTTTATAACCTTAACTGATTATGATGCTTTTGGTGCCATGTCTTTCTTAACAGGAGCGCAGCACACAATGACTGCAGTAGCAGGTAAAGACACTACTGTCTGGGTTCTGCAAAAGCAGGATTTTGAGCGTTTACTGGAAATATGTCCTCAATTTACACGTGCAGTCGAGGACTATATTAAACAGGGTGAGGTTTCAGGCTATTTAACCATGAAACAACACTTCGATACCAACCAGGCTGCCCAGTGGACACATAAAGCGGTAAAAAACATGGAATCCGGAAAGCACATCCCATCTGCCAGGGAAATGATAGAAACTGCCAAAGAGCATACTGGGGCACCAATCGCGATCTGGCTTGGTATTTTCCTGGACGGTATCCCGGAGTCGTTAGTAATTGGCGCGTACATGATCCATTCAAGCCACATCAGCCTATCATTAATAGCTGGATTATTTCTTTCCAATTATCCTGAGGCATTATCGAGTTCCGTGGGAATGCGACAACAAGGTATGTCCTTTAAACGGGTATTGATAATGTGGACTTCTTTGATGATTTTTACGGGTATTGGCGCTGCTTTTGGAAACATGTTTTTCGCTAATGCCCCCGCAATGCTCTTTTCATTTATTGAGGGAATCGCCGCCGGTGCCATGTTGACCATGATAGCAGAAACCATGCTGCCGGAAGCTTACTTTAAAGGAGGCTCTATCGTTGGTATTTCCACCTTACTGGGATTTCTCACTCCAATTTATTTCAAAACAATGGAATAAAGATAACGACGGCATTGCAGAATCAACACACAATAACCCAAAAGGGTCACCCCTTTTCTCTGGGAGAAGCTTTCTCAGCGAACACAAAGAAAATATCGATGCAAACGAGGAGAGAACCGAATAAACAAAGTCAGGCCCGCCACACAGTACGTCGGTAAATGTCTACAATGTAAGTATGTGGTGAAGGCAACATACATTATGTTAATCCATCAAACAGCTTGCCGGACAAGCCAGAAGAACAGAGTGTGGTGAAAGGCCCGCCCAATAAACCGTCCAGTAAACAAAAGACTGTGCCGTTGCTGATACACCAAGGAACACAGGCATTAATGGTTGTCCTCCAGGAATGACACCAGAAATTGCAGCACCAGCACCAAATGACAAATTACTCAAAAATTCATGAGACGCAAGATAGCCAAAGTTTAAATCAGTAGTACCAAAATCATGAATACGCCTTGGTGGTATTAAACCGCTAGGGTCAATTAGTATAACCGGATTATTTTGTACATACGCATAGAGGTTAAGATCACCACCTGCAAATCCTATTGGGTCTTCACTGATAAATCTCCCCGTTTCAGAATCGTAGTACCTTGTCGTTACTCTGGGTGGCGGTGTGTATCCACCATCTACCCTTTCCACGTATGACAATATTTTAGCGCAAATCCTAACGTTTTGAACATTATCAATCATTTGGTCAACAAGCCACTTATGTGACAATGACATTGCCATCCACCCTTGTAAATCATCCCGGTTTTTTAGTAAGTCAAGAGATATAAACAGCTCAACAATAGCTGGCGAGGCATCCACCGGCAAACGAAGCCCCAACCCCGGGTCTCCATTATTTACCTGGTTGATACGCATATCATAATTATGCGTCCACCCATAAACCAATACGCTGTCCTGTAGATTAAGAGCGCTGTTATAAGAGCGACGAAATGACAATCCCGTCGGCGCCTGTCCTCCTGAAGATATATCAGTATGGTCAAATAGATATGCCCCTGTAGCCAAATCAACCGGTTCGATACTTGTCGGGTTTGATAAATAACCACTCTGGCTTAAATCAATACCATCACCTTCATAGCTTTCGACCAGTTCAGGATAATAATTGTATACATTACCAGGCACAGCGTTAAATCCGCCGGCGTAATCACCGCTTATTATCATTCCTATTGATAGATTCAATCCATTTTTCCATTTAGAAATATACCCGGTACCCTCCCATGTTCCGAAACCTATATTCAATTTACCATCACCGGGAAGAATAATCTTTCGACCAGCGTTGACAAGAGATTGTAATTCAACGATCTGCCCGGCCGAATAATTTACAATTTGAGACTGCACAGAAGCAAAATTACTGCTGTTAGCGTAAAACACCTTCTTGCCTTGAATATTAGTGGCATTTAACAGCTTAATGGTAGACACTCCGGGATGATCAGAACCCAGTTTCTGCTCTAAGACACAGTGTTCAAAAGAACTGGCAAGTGACCCGCTTATAAAAAAGTGGGCCTCTCTATCACTATCTCCTTCAAGAGTATTGCGACGTGAGAGAATGCTCACCGTAGTTGTTTTAATATCAATATAATAACCTGCTTCCTGGGCCATACGTCCAACATTGTGATGCCGTATAACAACTGTCCCGGCTAATTCACTTAGAACCCGATCCGTCAGACTTACCTGCTTCATCCATGTCAGCCCCATAACATTAAGAGATTCCCCCAGTACATGCTCGGCAGTATCAGGTTCACCTAAGTACAGTTGTTTACTTAATAATTTTTGTCTCTTATCCAATAGCCCGTTTGAAGCGCCCCCATAATTTGAAATGATCGCGTAAGTTGCCCCACTTTCATTATCATACGTAGAACTTTCATCTATATAAGTGCCTCCATTGGTCGCGTAGGGGTGGTCAATATATATAATCATATCGTACTTATTGCCTAAAGTTGTCGGTGTACCTGACGCAATCAACGCACCCTCCAAACGCAGTTCGGGATGATTATCTCCCGATGCATAGGTAATAGTCAAACGTTTCGCTCCAATCGCAGGAATTTCTAAAGTATGATCAATACCAACATGTTCTATACGCAGGGAAGCAATATGAGTGGACGGAATGTCAGTCCATGTCACAATATTGCTAATTGTATGTGGTAAAGTTAACCCGACTTTCGCTATTCGAGGTATTTTGACGATCTAAGTCTTTATAAATCAACAAAAACACCCTAAAGTCTACACTACAAGTTGCAATCTCTCTACTTCACGATAGCCTCCAAATTAGATGTAATTTTCGGTGGTGGTTGTTTGGGCAAATTAAATTTCATTTGACTCAGTAACATTTTGTGTTCCTTTTCAGGTTGTGTATATCGAGTCAATACGAGCTGCTTTCCATCAGTAGTCGGAAAATGTACATCAAGCATTTGCATCTTCTTAAACTTTTCTATTACGGCCCTTGGTGTTAGTCCTGGAGCTAACCACTTTAACCTCTGCTTAAGCGTAACATTTAAACAATAGGCCTGAAACGCAACAAAAATATGTGCCTCTATTCTTGTGTCTTTCTGATGATGAATTGGACGTATTAACAAGTCACCTTTCATCTCTTTAAACGCCTGCTCTACTTCTCCCAATAACATATACTGCTTCCAAAGTAGCCCAGGATCTGTAGCCGTCAAATTAGATCGAAGCAAATACTTTCCTTCCTTTCTCATCACTTTGCGAAGCTTGTCTTTGTCCAAGCTGAAGGTAAATGTCTCTTTGTTAACTACTTCCTTTGCATCAGGCAAATTGATCTTTACCAACGAGTATGCTCGTCCCGCTTCTTTCTTGGCCGCCCCTATCTTTAATAGCAATTTGTCTCTGCTGTTGCTCTGATCCTGCAACTGCTTTAACCTCTCCAATAGTTTCCTTAGCCTACGTCTACGCATAGCCCTCTCTTTGTTTACACGGTCTGCACTCTCCACCAATACATACAGCTCTCCATCATCCTTGAGTAACTTTACTTTTACTTTGTCTCGGACTTCTTCCCACGGTTTGTCTAAAAACTTTTTTTCAAGCTTGGTCAATCTACCCTTGGGAGTACCTATGAGATATTTTATCGGATACTCTGAACCTTTCATCTTCTCTATTGTTTCATCCGTTGGAATCCCTCTATCCATCAACCACGTACGATTTGATTTCCCATATTGCCCTTCAACCTTTTGCAAAAACATTTCAAGCGTGTTGGAGTCTTTCGTATTGCCTGGCATCACTTCATACGCCAAAGGGAAGCCCTCTGGAGTTACAATAAGAGCTATCACTACCTGTACGCAGTCTGACCTCTTATCTCTACTATATCCAAACTTCCGTAGTCCTGCACCAGGTGGGTCACATTCAAAATATGTACTGGTCAGATCATAAAGTAAAATGTCAAACCTGGCATTGAACATGTTATGCCATCTCTGCCTGAGAAATGAGAAAAGATCTTCTTTATGCTCAACGAGTTTGTCGAGACAACGATACAATTTATCCTTTTGGACTAAACCATAGTCTTCGCCTAATAGATCTGCCATGGCACTTTGTTCATACCACAATCTATGTAAACGCCACTCACTTCCGGGGTCTATTAATCGATAGGCAGTGAGTGTCTTAAAAACATTTAGCCAGCGTGTTCCTTTTCTACCAGGTAATAGTTTGCCTGACCAGAACTGATCTAGTTCTAAGAGATCCCATAGCTCGCAAAACAACCAGCACGCTCCCCACTGACGAGGGTTTTTAATTTGTAATTCATTTAATTTTACATGTATCGCATTCTGAGTTTCGTTGTGTGAAGGAGAGAGTGTGTCTTGAGGGAAAAGATGCATTTGCCTGGGTTGTTCTTGCCCGTCTTCAAATACCTCTATTGCTTTACGCCATGTGTCTTGTTGGTTATCACTTATTTCGCCAAGGTAGAGAACTTGGCGTTGGACAATACGACCAGAGCTTGTTCGCTTGTTTTCGACTATGTTCCAGTACCTATGGTTCTTACCATTTTTAAATCGTTCGTTGCATCTTAGAAACATGATGAGGGTATTATTGCAGAAAGGAATTAAGAAAAAAAGGGGGTAGGTCTACACTACAACGGGTTTTTGCCTGTTTTGGGACTTCTTGAAAAGCTGGATCCTTTATTTACATGGACTTACGTTTTGGTAAACTCAAAAATTTTCCAAAATTTCTTAAATTTAGTCGCGAATAGCGAAGGTTGGGTTAACTGAAGCTGAATGTCTGTTAGTTTTTTCTGGATGATTTCGTTGCCCCCTATGATCCCTTTGACACTGGCATTAGGGTATGACAAAAGCGGTATCCACAAAAACCTAACTGGACGTTTCTGATTAAGGTTAAATATAAAAGAAAGAAGTATGTTCAAGTCTGAAACATAGCCACTAAACTTGCGTTTTAAAATTAATAGAATATAATAAGCTTATATTGAATAGGCTGAAGAAATATCAAATGAAAAGGAGAGAAAAAAATGGAAACTATCTATGAAGGGCATTGGTACCATTCACATGAGAATTCGATCTCGTTAAGGCAGTGCGGACTATACAAAGATAAGATGGAGCATCCAGGTCACACGTATGATGACGATATTACGGACGCAAGTCATATTGACGATCGTGTTGCGGATAAAGGAAACGAGAGAGTCATAAGCGGCAATGAAATAACCGTGAGTATCCAGGAGTTTTTAGAAGTTGGAATGAAGTATAAAATAAGTATTGATGTTAGAGATGACTCGTACAATCTTCGGATTGAGAACACCTGAGCAAGCAATTATCACTTACAGTTACTTTGTCAGAAGAAGACCACACGGAGAGTATATATTCTATGAATATTAAATCTTGATCTATTTACATTTTTGCCGGAACAATCATGACGGGACATGGAGAGCTGCGTACTACACGTTCAGCAACACTTCCTAAAAAGAAATGTTTTACTCCGGTCCTTCCATGAGTTGACATTACGATCAAACTAACATTGCTACTTTTTGCAAATTGAATAATTTCATGATAGACAGATTTCTTTGGTTTAATAACAACCGTTTCAACGGGCAAACCGGCAAATTGTTGTTCCGCAATTTGCCGGATTTTCTCTGAAGCTTGTTTATATGCCTTTTCCAACACTCCCTTTTTGTCCTGAATTGCCAATCCATATTCAAATTTAATATCTGCAGGCGGGACAACATCAATTATTTTCAACAAGGTAATTTTACTCTGCTCATTTCCTGAAAGCTTGAACTGCTCCTTCGCATAATCAAATGCGGATCCAGCCTCTTCTGAAAAATCTGTTGTCACTAGAATATGTTTCATCTTTTTTTCTCCTCCAATGTTCTACAAGTTATCGTTCAATATCGTACTTATCCTATAATAATATTCTTCTTTGTCAAGACAGATATGAATGGAAAAACTGTTCTTATTCAATAAATTGGCAAACGTTAACCCTCTCCTTGCGAATGAAGGGATTAATGTTTATTTACCATTATTTGGATAACACTTCCAATAATCATCAACATCTTTCTGGATAGTGTTTATCACACCCACCTGTTTGACCGGCTCAAACAGGTGATCATATCTGTTTTGTGTTTTGAGGTACTCCTCTACCGGTTTAAATTCTGGTACTACCGTGTGCTCAACAACTCCATCAACCGCCTCTTTAAGCGGCCATATACCAGTCTGTACCGCCAACTTCCCAACTTCTACAGATTTTGAAGCACCATAAGACCATCCCGGAGGGCAAGGTGAAAAAGTAATGAAAAGTTTTGGGCCTTTTATCATGGAAGCCTTTTCAAATTTGCTTGAGAGATCTGTAGAGTGTGATGGTGAAATAGTAGCAATATAAGGAGGCTTTTGTGATCTCCATATTTCAAACAGGTCTTTTTTCCTCTGGATAGTGCCTTCAGGGTTAGACTTGCCTGGAAAAGATGTATTTGTCTTTGAACCAAACGGTGTAGCGCTCGACATCTGAAAGCCGGTATTAGAAAACGCCTCATTATCATAACAGAAATAATAAAAATCCAATCCTCTATGTATTGCCGCAGAAGTGGATTGCAACCCTATGTCATTTGCCGTACCATCTCCCGTGAGGACAACAACCTTCAAGTCTTCATCATCTCTGAGTTTTCCTTTTTTGATAAGTATATCCAGTGCGTCCCTTATACCCTGGGCCCCTGCCGGCGCGCAGGCCATCGCGGTATACATCCATGATGATTCGAAAGGTGAATAAGGATAAACGGAAAGCAGTGTGAAGCAGCCGGCAGCGTTTACAATAACGACATTCCTGCCCAGGACCTTATGTGCTAACCTTAACGCTAAAAGCCCACCACAACCAGCACATAAGGGTGTTCCAGGTGCAATATGCTCTTCCGTAGAGATATCCTTGTAATTTTTATAATGCCTGGTTTCCATGTTAATAAAACCTAAATTGATCGATTACTGTACAAAGTTGTAAGGACTGTTTCCCAAACAGCCTTTATTGTGCCGCCAGTCTGGGAAACTAGCCCTACAATTAATAATTCTACTGTGTTGCCTTTTAGATAAAATACCTGGGTAAAGAATGCTTAAATTATTGTATTCACTCCTCTCTTTCGAGAGGACTCCAGCTCTGGAATCCTCTCGAAAGAGAGGAGTGACATCAGATCAGGACAAACATCCGCTTGACTTTATATCTTCCCCGCAATTTTCTGTAATTTGTCTATTTGACGCAAATCTTTTTCAGTATAAAGCAGTTGAGTTTCAGGAATTATTCCGGTTTCTACACTTTTTTTCATTTCATCAATTATGTAACGGAATTCCACCAGACTGATATCTTTACCACCCAACCCTCCAATAAAAGAGAGTAGTACATCAGGCCGTTGTTTTTCGTGATATAGAGTCTCTGATATATCATTAAAGAAGATCCCGCCTGACCCCGGACTGATATTCTGATCAATAACTGCCACTGCTTTCTTACCATTCAGGAATAATCTGAGTTCTGTCTTTGGAAAAGGTCTGATAAGCCTCAACCTCAGAAGCCCAACCCTTAAACCTTTTTCCCTGAAACTCTTTACTGCCGCCTTACCTTTAATGGCAAAAGAGTTACTCATTACCAGAACATATTCAGCACCTTCCATCATAAACGCCTCAACGGCCGGATACGATCTGCCAAATATCTCTTTAAAATCATTTGCAACCTCTTTATATACCTCTATGGCATTTAAGGAAGCTAAATGCAGTTGATACTTGAAGTACGAATAGGCACTCCCTCCCAGCACAGCTACTCCTTGTGCCATAGGCTTTGATGCCTTAAAGAATGCGTGCTTTGGGTGATATTCAGGTAGAAATTTCCTTATTTCATTGCTATCATGTATTAACACAGGCTCTCTGGTAAACGAAAGATAAAACCCGTCCATATTAATCAAAACAGGCAAGAGCACCCTTTCATCTTCTGAAATTCTGTATGCCATTAATATCGTGTCCAGAATTTCCTGGCAGGTTTCTACATGTATTTGAATAATGCCGGTATCCCTTGCAGAGAGTATATCATTATGGTCTGGTTCCAATGTGATTGGAGCTGAAATCGCACGTGACACATTAATGAGAACCAGAGGCACGCGCCATCCGGCAATATTATACAGCATTTCGAAACCATACAATAAGCCCTGGCTGGATGTTGCAGAGAACACCCTTGCACCGGTAGCGGCGGCAGTACCCGCAGCAGTTATCATTGAGTGCTCAGAATCCATATTAGTAAATTTTGCATTCATCACTCCATTATTTATCCACTTAGAAAGCGATTCTATTATCTCTGTCTGAGGAGTGATGGGAAAAGCCGGTACATAATCAACCTCTGCGAGTCTGGCCCCCCATGCTGCAGCGAGATTCCCGGTTAACATCTCTTTTACCATGCCCTTACCTCACGTTCTTTTGTAATAACCTTTTTTGGACATTCGTCCATACAGGTAAAACAACCTTTGCAGTTGTCGTAATCAATATGAGGATAACCGGATTCATCAAGAGAGATACAGCTATGAGGACAGTGAACAAAGCACGCTCGGCACCTGGAACACCTGTCATGATCAATAACGGGTTTGAAAAATCTCCAATTACCGGTTTTTTTCATAATTGTATTTCCACTCTCATATACTCTGGCTGACCCAACTCTGGCATCAGCATATTCCAACTGTACTACTTTATTTTCATTTTCTTCCTCTGAAAATTTTAAATCAGGAGAAGAGATGGACGGTGTGTTGTCAAAGCAGGTAAGAGCAGCCTGGACATTTTTATCAATAACCTCTTTTTTCAGGTTTATATCAGTCAACTCTTTGATGACGGCCTCTTGTAAATAATCTCTTGAAATAATTCCTGTCAATTTACATGCTGAAGCTGCCGCAACGCTGCTGAGAACTGGTTTGTTTATAATCTTCAGCGCAATATCTGTTATATCAACTACAGCAATTTTTCCACTTACCTGATACGTATCTTTAACATGTGAAGCTGTATAGTGGGTGTTAACAAATGTTATTGTACCATCCCAAGTTCCCTGTAACACATTTGCCGCACTATCTTTCAGTAATGTTTCATCTGCTATAATATTGATATCAGGATTAACAATTATACCCCTCTCCAGTATGGGATTATCAGAGAGTCTCGTAAAAGCAATAATCGGAGCCCCTCTTCTCTCCGCACCATATACGGGAAAATCCTGGGCAAAATATCCCCCGATAAATGATGCAGTACCTACTATCCTGCTGGCAGTCTTCATACCCTGCCCACCTCTACCGTGAAATCTTATATTCTTTAGAATTGTATTTTTGTTTTGTACCATTAGTATTTTAACAATATACGAACAGCACGGACAAGTGAATTTGTCCACGTCGTCCATGTGTATCCAAGACTGGAATCCTCTCGAAAGAGAGGACTATTGTCAGGACCAAATTATTTTTTCTCTCCATACAGTATCAGTTAGCTTTCTATTTCAAGATAACCCTTGCATCAACAGCTTTAACGGATTTTTCATAAGCAAATAACGGGTTAAGTTCCACTTCCTTTATAATACTACAGTTTGTTACTAACTCAGAAATACTAATAATTGTTTTAGCCACTTGTCCTATATCAATTTTCCTGGCACCTCTATAGCCCGACAGAACAGGATACGCTTTAATCCCATTTATCATCTCAAGTGCTTCAGCTTCAGTTACCGGTGCAATCCTGAAGGATACATCTTTATAGAGTTCTACAAACACTCCTCCCAGACCAAACATTACTGCCGGACCAAACTGTTCATCACAAATGCCGCCTACGATTAGTTGAGTTGCCTCAGGTATCTGTTTTTGTAAGAAAACCCCCTCTACCTCGGCATCTGGCACGTTTTTTTTCAGATTATCTATAGCCTTATAATAATTCATCTCCACTTCCTCTACATTTTTTAGATCAATAAACACACCTCCAACATCACTCTTATGCTGTGCGTCTTGTGAAGCGATCTTCAAAACAAGAGGAAATCCGATTTCCTTAGATACTGCCACCGCATCTTCAACAGTTTTAACTAAGGCGTAATCAGGCACATCAATCCCATACAACTCAACCATCGCCAGAGATTCATCAGGAAGTGCGGCTATTCTGCCAGAAGCCACGATCTTATCTACAATCTTTTCCACTTCACGGTTTTTTGAAGTTTCAACAACCATCCATTTTTCCTCTCTCTACCAGAACATTCATAGCTTTCACCGCCCTTTCAGGTGACATGAATACGGGGATATTTTTTGATTCAAATTTTTCTTTGGTTTTCTTAGTATAGACGCTTTTAATTGTACAAACGACAACTGGTTTTCCTGATTCCTTTGCTCTTTCTGAAATAACATCAACCACACCTTCCGTCATGGCAGGTGGAGGCATTAACGGGATTATTATCGCGGCATCATAAAAATCATTGTCTACGAATGCTGTTTTCAACGCAATCCCGAAGTCTTTATCGCCGGCACTCCCGGTAAGGTCAATTGGATTATTAAAGATGAAAAACTCTGGAAAATGTTCAGAAAGATACTCTCTGATCCCGGGAGGAGTTTGCGCAAGATTCAGTCCCGTATCACTACACATATCTGAAACTGCGACTCCAAATCCTCCTCCATTGGTTATTACTAGAATCTTATTTCCCCTTGCCGGTTTTTGCATCAGGAGCACTTTACAAGCGTCAAGAAACTCTTCAAGATTGTAAACCTCCAGAACTCCTGATTTTCTAAATGCAGCTTTGTAAATTTCATACCTACCGGCAATAGCTCCAGTGTGAGACCTTGCCGCGTTAATCCCCGATTCTTGTCTACCGACCTTCAATACAACTATATGCTTATAGCAGGAGCAGAGCCTGGATGCACGGATAAACCTTCTTCCATCATCAACAGATTCCATATAGATCCCTATTACACGCGTAGAGTCATCTCCGGTTAAATACTCGATCAACTCTGATTCTCCAACGTCAACACGGTTGCCGTAACTTACAAATTTAGATACTCCAATACCTTCAAGATATAACATATCCAGCATGGAAGCAGCATATGATCCACTTTGAGACAAAATGCTCAGATGCCCTCTTGAAGGACGTTTTATCTTTGACCAGGGAAGAAAGAATGTACTGAAATTTGAGTAATTGTTCAGAACACCCAAGCAGTTAGGGCCAATTATTCGAATATTATTTTCCCTGCAAATTTTTTTTATTTCGGCTTCGAGAACTATCCCTCTCTTTCCTGTCTCAGCAAATCCACCACTTATAATCACCACATTATTAATTTTTCTCTCTATATGCTGGCTGAGAATTTCAGGAATATGTTCGGAAGAGATTGTAATTATTGAAAGATCTATGTTATCTTCATAATCAAGAATTGAAGGACAACACTTGAGACCAAACACTTTTTCGTAATGAGGATTTACAGGGACAATCGTCCCTTTGTAACCCATTTCAAATAGGTTATTAAAAATTGCGGATGTGATATTCAGTTCATTCTCTGTCGCTCCAATTATCGCTATAGACTGAGGATTGAAAAACTTATCTAAACTCATTTTGTAAACGCTTCCGCTCTCTTTATCGTGTACCCTGAGCACTCCATATCTCTCTAAATGTCAGAGCATCTAAAGGTTAAAGCGATGAGTTACAGCAGACAAAAAGAAACCATGCCTCCTTTAACCCATAGCCTTTTCCTCATCTTACCCGTAACCCGCAAAAGGAGAAAAACATAATAAATCGTTATCAATCCATATCATCAACATCCTTGTCCGCACAATCAATACAGCGGTCTGCAAAAGGGATTGCTTTGAGCCTTTCCGGGGAGATATTCTTTTTACATAATGTACAAATCCCATATTCATTTCGTTCAATGCGCTCAAGTGCCGCATCTATTTTTTCTAATTCTGAACGTGCAAGGCCGCCTAGAGCTTCCAATACATCATCATTCTCGCGCTCCAATGCCTGCTCTCCGGAATCGGGATCCGGCGCGCCATTAGTATGCAGTATATCTTGATCTACCTTGTTCAAGCGACCCTTTATTTCATCGCGCCTATCAATAAGTTTCCTGCGAATCTGATCATATTTCTTCATGTTAACCTCCCACTCGTTATCTTTTTCTGAGAATATATTTTGCAGTTAGATGCTGAAAATATATATTAATGATATCTACTTCTCTTTCACACTGATTCTCTTTCCTCACAAATATTATATCAAAGTTCGGAATTAATTGTTACCTATTTAAAGAAGCTACATACATAACCTGGCTATCAATTGATCTACTATGAGAGTTGGTGATAGACGGCTGGTTTTACATAACAAGTCGGCTTCAAGCATATACTTCCATTTTTCAGGCATTTCCTCCTC is a genomic window containing:
- a CDS encoding TraR/DksA family transcriptional regulator translates to MKKYDQIRRKLIDRRDEIKGRLNKVDQDILHTNGAPDPDSGEQALERENDDVLEALGGLARSELEKIDAALERIERNEYGICTLCKKNISPERLKAIPFADRCIDCADKDVDDMD
- a CDS encoding pyruvate synthase; amino-acid sequence: MVKEMLTGNLAAAWGARLAEVDYVPAFPITPQTEIIESLSKWINNGVMNAKFTNMDSEHSMITAAGTAAATGARVFSATSSQGLLYGFEMLYNIAGWRVPLVLINVSRAISAPITLEPDHNDILSARDTGIIQIHVETCQEILDTILMAYRISEDERVLLPVLINMDGFYLSFTREPVLIHDSNEIRKFLPEYHPKHAFFKASKPMAQGVAVLGGSAYSYFKYQLHLASLNAIEVYKEVANDFKEIFGRSYPAVEAFMMEGAEYVLVMSNSFAIKGKAAVKSFREKGLRVGLLRLRLIRPFPKTELRLFLNGKKAVAVIDQNISPGSGGIFFNDISETLYHEKQRPDVLLSFIGGLGGKDISLVEFRYIIDEMKKSVETGIIPETQLLYTEKDLRQIDKLQKIAGKI
- a CDS encoding thiamine pyrophosphate-dependent enzyme, with amino-acid sequence METRHYKNYKDISTEEHIAPGTPLCAGCGGLLALRLAHKVLGRNVVIVNAAGCFTLLSVYPYSPFESSWMYTAMACAPAGAQGIRDALDILIKKGKLRDDEDLKVVVLTGDGTANDIGLQSTSAAIHRGLDFYYFCYDNEAFSNTGFQMSSATPFGSKTNTSFPGKSNPEGTIQRKKDLFEIWRSQKPPYIATISPSHSTDLSSKFEKASMIKGPKLFITFSPCPPGWSYGASKSVEVGKLAVQTGIWPLKEAVDGVVEHTVVPEFKPVEEYLKTQNRYDHLFEPVKQVGVINTIQKDVDDYWKCYPNNGK
- a CDS encoding 2-oxoacid:acceptor oxidoreductase family protein, translated to MDDVDKFTCPCCSYIVKILMVQNKNTILKNIRFHGRGGQGMKTASRIVGTASFIGGYFAQDFPVYGAERRGAPIIAFTRLSDNPILERGIIVNPDINIIADETLLKDSAANVLQGTWDGTITFVNTHYTASHVKDTYQVSGKIAVVDITDIALKIINKPVLSSVAAASACKLTGIISRDYLQEAVIKELTDINLKKEVIDKNVQAALTCFDNTPSISSPDLKFSEEENENKVVQLEYADARVGSARVYESGNTIMKKTGNWRFFKPVIDHDRCSRCRACFVHCPHSCISLDESGYPHIDYDNCKGCFTCMDECPKKVITKEREVRAW
- a CDS encoding acetate--CoA ligase family protein, whose protein sequence is MVVETSKNREVEKIVDKIVASGRIAALPDESLAMVELYGIDVPDYALVKTVEDAVAVSKEIGFPLVLKIASQDAQHKSDVGGVFIDLKNVEEVEMNYYKAIDNLKKNVPDAEVEGVFLQKQIPEATQLIVGGICDEQFGPAVMFGLGGVFVELYKDVSFRIAPVTEAEALEMINGIKAYPVLSGYRGARKIDIGQVAKTIISISELVTNCSIIKEVELNPLFAYEKSVKAVDARVILK
- a CDS encoding acetate--CoA ligase family protein translates to MSLDKFFNPQSIAIIGATENELNITSAIFNNLFEMGYKGTIVPVNPHYEKVFGLKCCPSILDYEDNIDLSIITISSEHIPEILSQHIERKINNVVIISGGFAETGKRGIVLEAEIKKICRENNIRIIGPNCLGVLNNYSNFSTFFLPWSKIKRPSRGHLSILSQSGSYAASMLDMLYLEGIGVSKFVSYGNRVDVGESELIEYLTGDDSTRVIGIYMESVDDGRRFIRASRLCSCYKHIVVLKVGRQESGINAARSHTGAIAGRYEIYKAAFRKSGVLEVYNLEEFLDACKVLLMQKPARGNKILVITNGGGFGVAVSDMCSDTGLNLAQTPPGIREYLSEHFPEFFIFNNPIDLTGSAGDKDFGIALKTAFVDNDFYDAAIIIPLMPPPAMTEGVVDVISERAKESGKPVVVCTIKSVYTKKTKEKFESKNIPVFMSPERAVKAMNVLVERGKMDGC